A single window of Methanomassiliicoccus sp. DNA harbors:
- a CDS encoding phosphoadenosine phosphosulfate reductase family protein, which yields MRLQSLPFEAKVTLTNARIRQFYSLMNGKVYVSFSGGKDSTVLLDMVRAVFPETPAVFDDTGLEFPEIKEFVRSKENVEVIRPEVNFKTVIETYGYPVISKEVAKALDQVRRGCKGKVKHFDGTETGRYDYRRYSYLLDAPFKISPTCCDIMKKRPFKKYGKKTGRRPFIGMLAEESTLRTTQWQLHGCINSTPGIESANPLSFWHESDIWAYIKRHNLELAKPYAMGYERTGCVFCMFGAQCEGYPNRFQRLQRTHPKLYDYCMSERGLNMRPVCEFIHIESADMNARLEDFAEVGA from the coding sequence GTGCGCCTTCAATCACTACCGTTCGAGGCGAAGGTAACGCTTACCAACGCCAGGATACGCCAGTTCTATTCGTTGATGAACGGGAAAGTTTACGTTTCCTTCAGCGGGGGGAAGGATTCAACCGTTCTGCTGGACATGGTTAGGGCGGTCTTTCCCGAAACGCCAGCGGTGTTCGATGATACCGGCTTGGAGTTCCCCGAGATCAAGGAGTTCGTCAGAAGTAAGGAGAACGTCGAGGTCATCAGACCGGAGGTCAATTTTAAGACGGTCATCGAGACCTATGGCTATCCCGTCATCTCTAAGGAGGTGGCAAAAGCGCTGGATCAGGTGCGCCGGGGGTGCAAGGGAAAAGTAAAGCATTTCGACGGGACGGAAACCGGACGGTATGACTATCGCCGGTACTCTTACCTTCTGGACGCCCCGTTCAAAATCTCCCCAACATGCTGTGACATAATGAAAAAGCGGCCATTCAAGAAGTACGGCAAGAAGACCGGACGAAGGCCATTCATTGGGATGCTGGCCGAGGAATCGACCTTGCGGACTACGCAATGGCAGCTCCACGGCTGCATAAACTCGACTCCGGGGATTGAATCGGCCAATCCCCTATCGTTCTGGCATGAATCGGACATATGGGCCTACATCAAGCGGCACAATCTGGAACTAGCGAAGCCTTACGCGATGGGCTATGAAAGAACGGGCTGCGTGTTCTGTATGTTCGGCGCTCAATGTGAAGGCTACCCCAACCGATTCCAGCGCCTACAACGCACCCACCCCAAGCTATACGATTATTGTATGAGCGAACGCGGCCTGAACATGAGACCGGTCTGCGAGTTCATCCACATAGAATCGGCGGACATGAACGCGAGACTGGAAGATTTCGCGGAGGTGGGGGCTTGA
- a CDS encoding recombinase family protein → MKVALYARVSTSEEAEMQNPKTQFLILRNYAKATGHEIVRAFVDRKSGKDSNRPGFQAMIRMATSNSHPIDAVVILRLDRFIRNAEEGMVLIKKLEKANVALILVKDTVCGNVDTSTPIGELAPELHEAARLSVGVGGA, encoded by the coding sequence TTGAAGGTTGCCCTCTATGCTCGAGTATCAACCTCCGAGGAAGCGGAGATGCAGAACCCTAAAACTCAGTTCCTTATCCTCCGCAACTATGCGAAGGCCACCGGTCATGAGATCGTGCGTGCGTTCGTGGATCGCAAGAGCGGGAAGGATTCGAATCGTCCTGGCTTCCAGGCCATGATACGGATGGCCACAAGCAATAGTCATCCCATTGACGCGGTTGTTATCCTTCGCCTGGATCGTTTCATCAGGAACGCCGAGGAAGGCATGGTTCTTATCAAGAAGCTGGAAAAAGCCAACGTTGCTCTTATTCTGGTCAAGGATACCGTTTGCGGCAATGTGGACACCTCGACGCCGATCGGGGAGCTCGCGCCGGAACTGCACGAGGCGGCGCGGTTGTCCGTTGGTGTTGGCGGTGCATAA
- a CDS encoding PKD domain-containing protein — protein sequence MSACTSNASAWSGSASSSPTSAYIGDTINYVFTLMNTGDTTLQVNSAKLTIDWGAVSTTRDLTGTVALAPGTSGQLTCSFKVPEVAANIYTVTISINGKAVGDLFAGTKTYTNVLTIKVVPPLTVSVTSAKTSGQAPMTVNLDATPSGGVKEFTYHWTFGDGSTSSLQSPSYTYTKGGTYTATCLVTDSKGQTASDSITVSVTGNPTDITDTSSGGGGSAINSTFIILIVAAVIVAAVILFLVVRKK from the coding sequence TTGAGCGCATGCACATCGAATGCGTCCGCGTGGTCGGGCAGCGCTTCGTCGTCACCTACCTCAGCGTACATCGGTGATACGATCAACTATGTCTTCACGCTGATGAACACTGGAGATACGACGCTCCAGGTCAATAGCGCAAAGCTGACGATTGATTGGGGTGCGGTCAGCACTACCAGAGATTTGACCGGGACCGTTGCATTGGCTCCCGGAACTTCCGGCCAGCTGACCTGCTCGTTCAAGGTTCCTGAGGTGGCCGCGAACATATACACAGTAACGATCAGCATCAACGGGAAAGCCGTCGGGGATCTGTTCGCTGGTACCAAGACATATACAAATGTCCTGACCATCAAGGTGGTGCCTCCCCTGACCGTTTCGGTCACCTCGGCGAAGACATCCGGCCAAGCACCGATGACAGTAAATCTAGATGCGACACCGAGCGGGGGAGTTAAGGAATTTACCTATCACTGGACGTTCGGGGATGGAAGCACAAGCTCGTTGCAGTCACCATCCTATACCTACACTAAGGGCGGAACCTACACCGCTACCTGCTTGGTAACCGACAGCAAGGGCCAGACAGCGAGTGATTCGATCACCGTTTCTGTCACAGGGAACCCCACGGACATAACTGATACTAGCAGTGGCGGGGGAGGTTCAGCGATAAACTCCACCTTCATCATTCTGATCGTCGCGGCCGTGATCGTGGCAGCCGTGATCTTGTTCCTGGTGGTGAGGAAGAAGTAA